The genomic segment CTGGCCCAACACAAGTCGGACCTCTCCAGGAAGGTTGCTCGGGGTGAGCAAGCCTGCGCGCAAAGCATCATCATAATCATGACAAAGGTAGGCGATTCTATCGCCTGTCTTCACGATTTGGCCTTCTAAAGTAAAAGGTATCCCAGCTCCTGTATGATTCAGTACGCCATCTAAAACTTCTTGAGTAAGATTAAGCCCTTTACCTCCTCGAGTCAGTCGCGTTAGAATGCGGATAGACTGTTCGTTGTGTTCAAAATGCCCAATAATCTTTCGCAAGGCTTCTTCCCCAACGTGACCAAACGGCGTATGTCCGACATCATGCCCCAGTGCTATGGCCTCAATCAAATCTTCATTGAGTTTGAGCCCGCGCCCAATCGTCCGACAAATTTGAGACACTTCTAAGCTATGCGTCATTCGCGTTCGATAATGATCCCCCATCGGGGCAATATAAACCTGGGTCTTATGTTTAAGTCGGCGAAAGGGCTTGCTGTGCAAAATTCGATCGCGATCCCGTTGAAATTTACTTCGAATCGTGCATTCAACCTCTTCGTGTTCACGTGTAGCCTCAGCACTTTTAGCCGCGTATTGAGAGAGATGCTCACGCTCTTCGCGCTCGGTCCGTTCACGAATATTTTCTAACACCCTGAAACCCCCCTATCGAGTCCATTGATATTCTAAACCCTCTAACCTCATTATATTACAGCACTTGGACATATTGTTGCAAAAAGCAGCCCTGTAACACGATTAAGTGGTACAGGGCTGAATGTAATTAAGTTGAGCGTAGCATTTTGGATTTCAGGCCTTAATATCAATATTACGGCCTAAGGTTCCCGAAGTTGCAACACTTGGTGCCACCTTTGACTCTGTTTGTTCCCCATTATTGTTCAGTTCTGCTACCCGTTGAACTGCAGTTTCAGAAATTTCCTGTCCTTGGTTCACTTTACCAAGGG from the Desulfitobacterium metallireducens DSM 15288 genome contains:
- a CDS encoding deoxyguanosinetriphosphate triphosphohydrolase — translated: MLENIRERTEREEREHLSQYAAKSAEATREHEEVECTIRSKFQRDRDRILHSKPFRRLKHKTQVYIAPMGDHYRTRMTHSLEVSQICRTIGRGLKLNEDLIEAIALGHDVGHTPFGHVGEEALRKIIGHFEHNEQSIRILTRLTRGGKGLNLTQEVLDGVLNHTGAGIPFTLEGQIVKTGDRIAYLCHDYDDALRAGLLTPSNLPGEVRLVLGQTPSQMISTMVIDMIESSEDQEQIHQSKRVYEAMQEFRRFMFSRVYNSETLKEERRKGEYVVQALFHHYLDHIELLSTDNFNEAEGDKTRVVVDYISGLTDNYAIDQFQNYFVPRH